The DNA region GTACTCGGCGCCCCGGTCGTCGACGCACAGCGTCCTGCGCTCCGACACCAGCGCGCGAGTCTGGCCCACGAACGCGCGTGGCAGCGTCGGCCTCGACAACGCCAGGGCGTCGCTCCCGAGCATGGCGCTTCGGTTGGGCGTCACGCCCCATGTTGCGCCATTGACGTATGCGATCTCCCGGACCGCGCAGAAGGCCTGAACGTGCTCGCCTCTCCCCTCACGCCTGGCGAGGTCGGCCTCGACCAGGCCCGCGTCCACGCGCGCGGTGGCCCCTGGCACCAGCGGCATCGACACCCAGCCCGTCTCGAGGATCTGCACGGGGCGCCCTGCAGCGGCCTTGAACGAGAGCACGCCGACGAAGCGCAGGCGCTCGATGGCCGCCGTCGACGTGTTCTGCAACTCGAAGGTGCCGCACACGTGCGCCTCGCTCGACGAGACGGCGAGAATCCGTAGCGCGCTTCCATCCTGACGCTGTGGGAACCCGTAAGGAATGGTCGCGCCTTCCGCATCCCGTCCCGCCGCGAGCAGTTGCACCGCAAGGTGCCTCGAGGCGGTGGCGACGATCGACGGCAACAGGGCGGTCACCAGGAGCAGCGCGGTGGCGACGAGGGACGTGCGGACGATCGGCATCGACATGGGCGGTTCTCCTTCGAGCAGGCGACGGACACGGGTGATGAGTCGGGGGCCGGCCATGCCGACGACCGGCCGGGCGTGCTGCAGGGCACCGAGTCGCGCCACCAGCGTGAGCGCCTCGACGTACCGGGCGCGCTCGCCCGCGGCTTCCACCGATGCGTCGTCGCAGCAGAACTCGCGTGCTTCCCTGAGGCGGGCGCCCATCCACCAGACAGCGGGGCACTGGAACAGCAGCGCTTCGACGAAGGACTGCGCGAGGTTGGCGGCAAAGTCACGGCGCGCGACGTGCGTGAGTTCGTGCACGAGGACCGGCGCCAGGCTCTTGTCCGGCATGCACTGCAGCAGGTGCGCAGGCACGAGGACTGCCGGCGCGCGGATGCCTACCGCGACCGGCGCCTCGACCTCGGTGGACACCAGGAGGCTGGTGCCCTCGACCTTCGCCTTCGTACTCAGACACTCGAAGATGCGCGTGAGCGGGCCATCGTCCAGCGGCCTGGCGCGCACTCGGAGTCGGCTGGCCGCTCGCCACGCTAGCAGGAGGCGCGCCAGCAGCAGCGTCGCGCCGAGCATCCACAGACCCGCAGCGAGACCGAGCGCGACTGGCGGCAGCGGCACCGCCGCATCCGGCGCGGGTGGCGCGACCGTCACCGCGGCAGGGACGGAACGTGTATCAGCCGTCGTGGCCACGCCCCTTGCAGCGGGCAATGCGGGCGCCACCGCGGCCTCGCCCGCTGGTGTCGAGCCGCGCCCGAGCGTGGCAGGGACGACCAGGAGCAGCGGTAGCCCGAGAACTGCCAACACTGCAGCGGTCCCGAAGGCGTACGAGGCGGCGCGGTACTGGGCCACGGCAGGGCCCGTTCGACGGGCAAGTCGCCAGACTGCCAGCGCGAGAGCCGGGATCGCGGTGGCGACCACCGGAAGGATGACGAGCCACCCCAGGGCAACAAGCCAGGGGTGATCGAGCACCGCCCAGGCCCGGGTCATGACTGCCCCTTCTTCTGGACCTGGTCCAACAGGGCGCGGATCTCGTCGAGTTCCTCGGCGTCGACGCGCCGCCCCGCAAGGGCGCTCTGGAGCAAGCTGCGCGCGGATCCGCCGAAGGCTTGTTCGAGGAGTTGCCCGGCGAGCGCGCGCTGCGTCGCGCTGCGCGGCTGCGCGGGCGCGTACACATGTGACTTGAAGCGTTCCTCGCGGGTCAGCAGGCCCTTCTGGTGCATCACCTGCATCTGCTTGAGGACGGTCGTGTAGCCGATGTCGCGCAAACCCGCCACGACATCGTGCACCTCGCGGACCGTGCTCCCGCCCCGGTCCCACAGCACCCGGAGGATGTCCAGCTCCGCATCGGTGGGCGTCGGCGCGGCGGATCGTTTGACCATGGCGTCACCTCGTGGAGGATGACGCTACTACGACCTTCGTCGTAGATCAACGATCAAAATCGTAAGACCACGCGCGGCAGGAGGGCGACCGCTTCGGCGAACCGGCCCTCCCCGAATGCTCGCCGTGTGCCGCAGCCGTGTGCTCTCTGGGCCGTGAGCCGTGAGCCTGCTGTGTCTGTCTGAGCCGTGAGCCCTGAGCCGTCAGCCCTGTTCTTTCTGAGCCTTGAGCCCTGAGCCCTGAGCCTGCCCCTGACTTCTCATCAGCGGAAACAGGATCACGTCGCGAATGCTCGCGCTGCCCGTGAGCAGCATGACCAGGCGGTCGATGCCGACGCCCTCGCCGCCGGTCGGCGGCAGGCCGTACTCGAGGGCGCGAATGTAGTCCTCGTCCATCTGATGCGCCTCGGCGTCGCCGCGGGCCCGATCGGCGAGTTGGGCCTCGAAGCGGCGGCGCTGCTCGGCCGGATCGTTGAGCTCGCTGAAGGCGTTGGCCACCTCGAACCCACCCGCGTACAGCTCGAAGCGCTCCACCGTGTCGGGGTCGTCGGGCTTCTGCTTGGAGAGCGGCGAGACCTCCGTCGGGAAGTCGTAGATGAACGTCGGCTGGATCAGGTCGTCCTCGCAGAGCGCCTCGAAGATCTCGGTGGCGATCTTGCCCGCGCCGACGCCGTCGGGGACTTCCAGCCCGAGCGCAGTGGCGATGCTGCGGGCGGTGGCCGCGTCGCGGAGCATGTCGGCCTCGACCGAGCGCTGCAGCTTCTCGGAGGCGCGATCGGCCGCCGCGTGGCGCAGCGACAGCCGACGGAACGGCGCGGCGAACGAGATGGCGTGCCCGTTGAACGTGAGGTCGGTGGTGCCGATGGTCTTGATCGCCACCTCCGCGAACATCTCCTCGGTCAGCCGCATCAGGTGCTCGTAGTCCACGTACGCCTGGTAGAACTCCAGCATCGTGAACTCGGGGTTGTGCTGCGTCGAGATGCCCTCGTTGCGGAAGTTGCGGTTGATCTCGTACACGCGATCCATGCCGCCGACCACGAGGCGCTTGAGGTAGAGCTCCGGCGCGATGCGCATGTAGAGCTTCATGTCGAGCGCGTTGTGGTGCGTCACGAAGGGACGCGCGAGGGCGCCGCCGGCGATCGGCTGCATCATCGGCGTCTCGACCTCGAGGAACCCGCGTCCGTCGAGGAAGCCGCGGATGGCCTGCAGGGCGCGGGCGCGCACCTCGAACACGCGGCGCGCGTCCGGGTTGACGATCAGGTCGAGGTACCGCTGGCGGTAGCGCGTTTCGATGTCCTGCAGCCCGTGCCACTTCTCGGGCAGCGGCAGGAAGCTCTTGGCGAGGAACACCAGGTCGCTCGCCCAGATGGTGAGCTCGTTGGTGCGCGTGCGGAACACGCGGCCCGCCACGCCCACCTGATCGCCGAAGTCGAGCAGCTTGAAGAGCGCGAAGGCCTCGGCGCTCACCGAATCCTGGCGGATGTAGGCCTGGATGGTGGCCACGCCGTCCGACAGCACGAGGAAGTTCGCCTTGCCGAACGTCCGCATCCCGAGGATGCGCCCCGCCGCACGCACGTGCACATGGTCGGCCTCGAGCGCCTCGCCGGGCGTCTCGCCATACGTGGCGACGAGCTCGCTGACGCGGTGCGTCGTGTCGTACGCGTTCGGGTAGGGGCGGACCCCGAGGGCCGTGAGGTCCTCGAAGTTCTTGCGGCGCTGGGCGACGAGTTCGGAATCGGACATGGGGCTTACGGCTGAAGGCTTGCGGCTCAGGGCTTACGGGTCAGGGCTCGGGGCTCGGAGTGCGTCGCTCAGGACTCCCGGCCCGGGCCCGCCGGAGCCTTTGGCGAAGGCGGCTGCCCGGATCCCGGTGACCGTTCCTTCTCGAGCCGCTTGCGGATGGCATCGAGCACGCCGTTGACGAAGCGCACGGCGTCGGGCGCACTGAAGGTGCGCGCCAGTTCGAGGGCCTCGTTGATGACGACCGCCGGTGGCACCTCCCGGCGCTCGAGCAACTCGAAGACCGCCAGCCGCAGCACCAGGCGATCGATGACCGCGAGGCGCTCGATGCGCCAGTTGGTCGCCGCCTCGGCGATCAGCGGATCGATGCGGTCGAGCGTCCGCGCCGTGCCCTGCGCCAGCGCCACGGCCAGCGCGTCGCGCTCGGCCACCGGCGGCCGCAACTGCAACTCGCGGACACCGGCGATGGCTTCGGGAAGCGCATCGCCGGTCATCTCCCAGCCGTAGAGCATCTGGAGGGCGCTCTCACGGGCCTGCCGGAGCTGCTGCGCGTCGAGGCTCACCCTTCGCTCCCCTGCCCGCGCGCCGGCGCCTGCCACTCGCGCGCCAGCAACGCCATGGTCACGGCCGCGACCGCGGCCTCGTAGCCCTTGTTGCCGGGCCCCTCGGGCACGCGCGCCTCGGCTTCGGCCTGCGTGTTGACCGTGAGGACGCCGAAGGCCATCGGCACCCCCTGGGCGAGCGAGGCCTGCATCATGCCGTGCGACACGGCCGAGGCGATGTAATCGAAGTGGGGCGTCTCGCCCTTGATCAGGCAGCCGAGGCACACGATGGCATCGACGCGGCCGGATGCGGCGGCGGTACGCGCACCGAAGGGGATCTCGTAGGCGCCCGGGACGTCGAGGCGCTCGACGTCGGTGGCCGACACGCCGGCCGCCGCGAGGGCCTCGCGCGCGCCGGCGGCGAGACGCTCGGTGATGCCGTCGTGGTAGGTGGACACGACGAGCGCGACGCGCAGGCCGGGCGCCTGCGGGACGGGCTGGAGGATGGCGGGACGCGACACGGAGTTGCTCCTATCGACCGGTGAACGTGGCCGGACGCTTCTCGAGGAACGCGCGGACGCCTTCCCGCATGTCC from Luteitalea sp. TBR-22 includes:
- a CDS encoding M56 family metallopeptidase, which encodes MTRAWAVLDHPWLVALGWLVILPVVATAIPALALAVWRLARRTGPAVAQYRAASYAFGTAAVLAVLGLPLLLVVPATLGRGSTPAGEAAVAPALPAARGVATTADTRSVPAAVTVAPPAPDAAVPLPPVALGLAAGLWMLGATLLLARLLLAWRAASRLRVRARPLDDGPLTRIFECLSTKAKVEGTSLLVSTEVEAPVAVGIRAPAVLVPAHLLQCMPDKSLAPVLVHELTHVARRDFAANLAQSFVEALLFQCPAVWWMGARLREAREFCCDDASVEAAGERARYVEALTLVARLGALQHARPVVGMAGPRLITRVRRLLEGEPPMSMPIVRTSLVATALLLVTALLPSIVATASRHLAVQLLAAGRDAEGATIPYGFPQRQDGSALRILAVSSSEAHVCGTFELQNTSTAAIERLRFVGVLSFKAAAGRPVQILETGWVSMPLVPGATARVDAGLVEADLARREGRGEHVQAFCAVREIAYVNGATWGVTPNRSAMLGSDALALSRPTLPRAFVGQTRALVSERRTLCVDDRGAEYSSGAQIAMRDEPGRAARCAADGQWIEVDARTSEPVAQTGSAVVAFDVAVDGQPAVIVLKSAAGQVATLRLTDGRTWGFVPIVAANGDVAISLHDMSATPHRLLATRLLQPEENTRFEEASPALSVRLARD
- a CDS encoding BlaI/MecI/CopY family transcriptional regulator, with translation MVKRSAAPTPTDAELDILRVLWDRGGSTVREVHDVVAGLRDIGYTTVLKQMQVMHQKGLLTREERFKSHVYAPAQPRSATQRALAGQLLEQAFGGSARSLLQSALAGRRVDAEELDEIRALLDQVQKKGQS
- the lysS gene encoding lysine--tRNA ligase gives rise to the protein MSDSELVAQRRKNFEDLTALGVRPYPNAYDTTHRVSELVATYGETPGEALEADHVHVRAAGRILGMRTFGKANFLVLSDGVATIQAYIRQDSVSAEAFALFKLLDFGDQVGVAGRVFRTRTNELTIWASDLVFLAKSFLPLPEKWHGLQDIETRYRQRYLDLIVNPDARRVFEVRARALQAIRGFLDGRGFLEVETPMMQPIAGGALARPFVTHHNALDMKLYMRIAPELYLKRLVVGGMDRVYEINRNFRNEGISTQHNPEFTMLEFYQAYVDYEHLMRLTEEMFAEVAIKTIGTTDLTFNGHAISFAAPFRRLSLRHAAADRASEKLQRSVEADMLRDAATARSIATALGLEVPDGVGAGKIATEIFEALCEDDLIQPTFIYDFPTEVSPLSKQKPDDPDTVERFELYAGGFEVANAFSELNDPAEQRRRFEAQLADRARGDAEAHQMDEDYIRALEYGLPPTGGEGVGIDRLVMLLTGSASIRDVILFPLMRSQGQAQGSGLKAQKEQG
- the nusB gene encoding transcription antitermination factor NusB is translated as MSLDAQQLRQARESALQMLYGWEMTGDALPEAIAGVRELQLRPPVAERDALAVALAQGTARTLDRIDPLIAEAATNWRIERLAVIDRLVLRLAVFELLERREVPPAVVINEALELARTFSAPDAVRFVNGVLDAIRKRLEKERSPGSGQPPSPKAPAGPGRES
- the ribH gene encoding 6,7-dimethyl-8-ribityllumazine synthase codes for the protein MSRPAILQPVPQAPGLRVALVVSTYHDGITERLAAGAREALAAAGVSATDVERLDVPGAYEIPFGARTAAASGRVDAIVCLGCLIKGETPHFDYIASAVSHGMMQASLAQGVPMAFGVLTVNTQAEAEARVPEGPGNKGYEAAVAAVTMALLAREWQAPARGQGSEG